Proteins encoded within one genomic window of Lynx canadensis isolate LIC74 chromosome B4, mLynCan4.pri.v2, whole genome shotgun sequence:
- the MED21 gene encoding mediator of RNA polymerase II transcription subunit 21, with translation MADRLTQLQDAVNSLADQFCNAIGVLQQCGPPASFSNIQTAINKDQPANPTEEYAQLFAALIARTAKDIDVLIDSLPSEESTAALQAASLYKLEEENHEAATCLEDVVYRGDMLLEKIQSALADIAQSQLKTRSGTHSQSLPDS, from the exons ATGGCGGATCGCCTCACACAGCTGCAGGACGCGGTGAACTCG CTTGCAGATCAGTTTTGTAATGCCATTGGAGTGTTGCAGCAGTGTGGCCCTCCTGCCTCTTTTAGTAATATTCAGACAGCAATTAACAAAGATCAGCCAGCTAATCCTACAGAAG AATATGCCCAGCTTTTTGCGGCACTGATTGCACGAACAGCAAAAGACATTGATGTTTTGATAGATTCATTACCCAGTGAAGAATCTACAGCTGCATTACAG GCTGCTAGCTTGTATAAGCTGGAAGAAGAAAACCACGAAGCTGCTACATGTCTGGAGGATGTTGTTTATCGAGGGGACATGCTTCTGGAAAAGATACAAAGTGCACTTGCTGATATTGCGCAGTCACAGCTGAAGACAAGGAGTGGTACCCATAGCCAGTCTCTTCCAGACTCATAG